The following are encoded together in the Diabrotica undecimpunctata isolate CICGRU chromosome 7, icDiaUnde3, whole genome shotgun sequence genome:
- the LOC140446475 gene encoding uncharacterized protein translates to MILLFKQDEINLKHIFDEHVSPDMSFDQLKKMCSECWRDSLHGSYKWLDALPIITEEYNNTKHSKTGYKPSHINKSNEKTILNKSYTHLKIAGPRKFKAGDILRVSKAKHFFEKAYTPNWTTELFIIAQVKIKNPITYLLEDMQGAPISGGFYEEELQKTSNPDIYLVEKVLRQKDNKMYVKWLRMDSKHNSSG, encoded by the exons ATGATTTTACTATTCAAGCAAGACGAGATAAATTTGAAACATATATTTGATGAACACGTATCGCCAGACATGTCATTTgatcaacttaaaaaaatgtgTTCAGAATGTTGGCGAGATAG TTTACATGGATCGTACAAATGGTTAGATGCTCTACCCATAATTACCGAGGAATACAACAATACAAAACACAGTAAAACAGGATACAAACCGTCTCATATTAACAAATCCAACGAAAAaaccattttaaacaaaagttatactcatttaaagattGCCGGTCCACGAAAGTTTAAAGCTGGCGACATTTTAcgtgtatcaaaggcaaaacatttcttcgaaaaggcCTACACACCCAATTGGACTACTGAATTATTTATAATTGCACAAGTTAAGATAAAAAATCCTATAACGTATTTGCTCGAAGACATGCAAGGTGCACCGATTAGCGGAGGTTTTTAcgaagaagaattgcagaaaacatcAAACCCTGACATATACCTGGTCGAAAAAGTACTCAGACAAAAAGACAATAAGATGTATGTGAAATGGTTACGAATGGATAGCAAACACAACAGCTCTGGATAA
- the LOC140446476 gene encoding uncharacterized protein produces the protein MSRFERLNIEHMHHSFNCNDIVEFSINQVDSFFAMSETLLCIKGSLAINGTGDVKLANNVGAFLFDSCTYSESAREMETVRDQGIVSAVRAMTCYTQEDSNYMVMAGWMYPKDPILHAADHSFNTQIPLKHIFNNFNDYKMITCGRQTIRLVRARNDNVCIIVKEKTPGHVTTLTINITNIELKVKHIFPNDDIKLKLMKSIQQDQPIVIPFIKWELHELPAITKGARREVWAVKTSTSVERPHVSIRVKSD, from the coding sequence ATGAGTCGATTCGAAAGGCTGAATATCGAACATATGCACCATTCATTCAACTGCAATGATATTGTAGAATTTAGCATCAATCAAGTCGACTCGTTCTTTGCAATGAGCGAAACCTTGTTATGCATTAAAGGATCGCTCGCAATAAACGGAACTGGCGACGTCAAACTAGCAAATAATGTGGGTGCTTTTCTTTTCGATTCATGTACGTACAGCGAAAGCGCAAGGGAGATGGAAACAGTGCGGGATCAAGGTATCGTAAGTGCTGTACGTGCCATGACATGTTACACTCAAGAAGATTCCAATTATATGGTTATGGCAGGCTGGATGTACCCTAAGGATCCCATTCTACATGCTGCAGATCATTCATTCAACACACAGATACCTCTTAAGCATATATTCAACAATTTCAATGATTATAAAATGATTACGTGTGGCCGTCAAACAATAAGACTAGTTCGAGCTCGAAACGACAACGTTtgcataattgtcaaagaaaaaactcCAGGCCATGTTACAACTCTCACGATTAACATCACTAACATTGAGCTCAAAGTCAAGCAcatatttcccaatgatgatattaaattgaAACTTATGAAATCCATTCAACAAGATCAACCTATAGTTATTCCATTTATAAAGTGGGAATTACATGAATTACCTGCCATTACCAAAGGCGCTAGACGTGAAGTTTGGGCCGTTAAAACTAGCACATCAGTTGAAAGACCAC